The DNA window tgttcattcaacggaggcagctctCGATCACTCgggaactccgatcaaacggtcaaactaggcagcgctgatcaattatgaatcaatatttggttactgtaatgcctatttctctcctcagatgttttcagattcatcttgtagtgtactgtttagctgtaatcagctgctcagagacggcaaggctccagctcggctctgattggttgttttcctccagtctgtgaaatcttgcagatgcctttaggagcaccggaggacacagaggcacatgatgttttttctgattatctgtctcatgcactactgtcaggttatagagaccgttttataaaaataataatcattatttgctccatttctacctactgctgctttaacagttAATGAAATGATGTacaattactatttttttttgcaaaggaatgaaaaaaatgaagatATGCAATTCATTGGAGGCCAATAGATTAATCATCTTCTTCATTTGCCATGAAGCTGAAAACCATTATCTAACATTAGTCCATAGCAGTAGCTCATATCTAGCCACTATTATGATTCAAATCAATCCTATAAATCACTGGAACAGCTCAGTGGACTATGAGACACGTTACAAGACTCAATTCAAGCCTATTTCTTAAATAATTACACAAGTAAATACCAGTTTCTGTCGCATTGTGTCAGCTAGGAATAAAGGAGAACATGTAAACTGGTAACCAGGTAACCCGGTAACCAGGTAACCCGGTAACCAGGTAACCAGTGCCAGCTCATCGGGTTCTACcggctagctgttagctccctgttagcATCCAGTAGCCGTTGGTGATAAGCTGGACAAGCTGTTCTAACAGTCAAAGACAGCTAAATCATCATAATAACAGTCTTACTGCGTGGACATGGTATCCATACGTTCCTCCTTCGGACACTTCTGAACTCTGTGTTAACCCCATGTCGTCTAGGAAGCTTTAAATAAGAGCTAATGAGCAGAAAGATCATCAGAaaacaacaagagagagagagagttattaCGGCTGACAGTCCGAGGCCATGTTGTCTGCACTCCAAATCAATCGAGCATCGCTGGTATCGAACAGCacacactgcgcatgcgcaaaCACTTCTATCAGAGCTGCTTCATGTCCCAGCATTGATGCTCATTATTGAAATTGTGTTACTGAGGCCACTACTGGGCAACTAAAATTTAAggtaaaatatgtatattaaattatatataatatacatatctAATAATTCATCTtcacctgcctttttacaaaacaaaacatggccagtactccctcagatatcgtggtgtacaaatatggaacaccaaaatacatgttatcaagagctcgttatccttagaacattttaaaaggaaattatcattacatttaattcatgatgtctaattatcttttgatatgtttagatatattttcttttcttctgtactgttttttgtatttcattgtttttattggattgttttccactttttggttaggtttttctgcaaattttgtgtacttcttgttgttgtttaacttttttagaagaaagaaagatcttgtttagatctttcttccttttttgttattgtttttttttctcctggggttggaggggaggtcctttgtataagcctgtggcttcttgactgctcctgacacatttctcgtttgtttgttttttcattgactggattttgtgcagttttatatatgtgcaaataaataaataaataaaaaaataaaaaaattatagttAGACATATTTAGGAAAGTTTAATttgagtatatgtatggctcaataaggaaactggttaataattaacaattgatttttggagaaggggtgggatttaataagtttatacttcttctcactccttttcgaatatgtaaatcatattcaataaatcaatctatttttcttatgcgtttcattgtatgtaaatactacttgtttctgactgtccacttgttggtatgatcattcttttcctattttatttattttatttttttgtattctacatgttcgaaatacattTTATAGTAAAATTATTATTGAGTATTTAATCATGAAATGGTAATGCAAAGCCCTAGTTcactagtagcagtagtaggcTACATTAAAAACAACCAGGAGAACAGACCCTCAGACAGTTTGACCTGTAAGGTCTCTTGCAGCAATTTGCAAACCATTAGACTGAGTTAGATATCTGAGATTGTACTGAATTAATTCATAATTCTAGTGTATGATAACAGAAGTCAAAAGAAAACTTTTAAGAGGTTCTTCTTCTCAGCTTTGCTTTAGAAGAATCATGAACCACCGTCATTACACCAATACATTAAGCCAAACACTGAAGTGTCATTATCATTATTGCTCCTATAACTTGACGAGTGCCCAGTCTTGGTTTCTTCACATGTACTGGAGATGAATAGACAAACACCACTCATTAAATACATCTGAAATGaagtgaataaattaaaaacaagtttattaTATTACTCCAATACAGAAATATTTTAAACATATTGTTTAACAATATATGGGATAATCCACGATCAACCAGGCAgtagaaaataattcacaaaTCTATTTCTTTCATTACTGCATGCTTCAAAGTGGATTATCCTGCTCATACCACGGCCAGCTACCTGCAAAATATGCATACTTTTGTGGATTCCTGGGGcgatactttttttaaatgggaaCTCTTTATTGCCTCAACCTTTGTGATCATTGTAATAAATATTACTTAAAACAACAATGATTCTGCAGCATCAGAGCTGAGTCTAAATATTCTTTGTGGCCGTGGTATAAGAAATTAAATAACATGTCTGAGAGATCATTATATAGGTTcaggaaataaaaaattaaaaaacaagtcATATATTAATTACTCAAGTGTCTCTTCTTTGACATAAAGGCAAAATTATTTTTAAGCAATAGAAAAAATATCCAGCtaggaaaaaatatttaaaaaatcattcTTTGTACATTGAAATATTCTTACAAATACATAAAAGCAGTGCTTTATACATTTAATTCTCTTGATACGTCACTAGAATGCCTTGAATGAGCTATAAAAGCTGGGCATCGCTGACTGCACGACCCGGCTCTGGGCTCGGCTCAGCCAGGCCGATCAGAGACTCCAGGAGGTAGGTGCTCGACTCGTACTGTGGCAAACTGACAGAGCTGAACAGCTGGAGGTGGCACAAGCTGTCTGGCTGTCTGTGTACTTTGAAAGAGCTGTGCAGAGGTCCGGAGGAGTAGTCGCTGTCGAAGAACTCGATGTCGGTGTCAGACGACAGGCTCAGGTCTATGTACCTGCCTGAGAAATAGTCCATGGTGGGCGAGGGGGTGCTGGGGAAGCCCTCGAGAGAGTCGCTGTCGAAGAAGTCTCTGGCTTGGTTTGCATTCTCGTCGAGGTAATCCGTCAGCGAGGTCCTGCTTATGTTGTCTGTGAATGCGTTGGCTGGAAGTGGTCCTGTACTGTCAGTAGGTGTGCTGTAAGTGGCAGAGTTGCTGCTGTGCTGCGTCAGTGGTTCTCCTATGTGCCTCGAGTAGTTATCGTTTTCAGAGTCGCAGATGCTGAGGGCACGGGACAACTCTCCGTCGACATCAGGGAGGAGATTCTGACTCCCGTTAAGGCATCCCCCCGCATCAGAGTCAGAGGAGGAGCAAGAGGACTCGGTCATGTCGCTGCTGCAGCTGTTCTCCTCCACCACTATCCGGTCCGGGGTGAAATGAAAGGAAGGCGTGGCGGGCATGGTGAGAGGAAGACCGTCCTCCTCCATGGTGAACCCGAAGGGGCAGCTCTTGTCCTGCACACTCTGCTGCACTGGATCGGCCTCATCCCGGTCCGCGTACTCTTGGAGGTCTTCTGGAAGCCCTGTCTGGTCCTCTTGGCTCAGGGTTTCACCTTGCAGTCGCCTCTCCAGTTCGAGTTTCATGACGGTGTGGATGTAATGAGTCTGCACGCGTGTGGAGTTGAACTCGACGCGGCCCTGAGTGTTTCCACAGCCGTCCTTAGTGCAGCCACATGGGAAGTTGAGGCGGTCCACCTGTTGGCAAAACATAGCAGAAAGAGAGACTCAGTGCTGTGGGTACTCAAAAACAGTTCAGTGTTGACACCAGGATCTGAAGTTAACAACCACTAATGGATGGGTGAAATGATCAAAAGGCTATCTGCACGATTCCAATACAGTTattgtaataaaaaatgtttacatcATAGAGTAAACAAGCTCTACATGATGTCAGATtcatcatcatgatgtcatattcatcatcacatatatcagaaaatatatcacctacatttaaaaatattaaattaagtTAGAGttaaaaggaaagaagaaatctTAAATACATCTTCAGAAATAGGGTTTACAAAGTTATTTATATCAAATCTTTTCATCCTGTTagtacatttgtgtgaaattgtcataattagcaaatGAATTCTTGAGGTATggccaaaaaacatgttttgtgaggtcagtgacctttgacctcgaaaatcgaatcagttcatcctcgagtctgAGTGGACGTTTGAGCCAAACTTGAAGAAATTCTCGTCATGACCAAATCAAGCTCATAATCAGCCCTTATGCAGGTTAGAGGTTGAAgtaatgtttgtttatgtatATAAGTGTCGTACCTGGCACTTGATTCCTGCCAGACTGCATGCGCAGGTCTCCGGCTCACAGAAGCCTTGGCAGTCACATCCACAGTCCTCTCTGGAGACACGCAGGGCGTGAAGCTGCCTCTTCTCCTCCCTGTCGACACGCTTCACCCCCGCCGCCTGGAGGAGAGCCTGCCGCTGTTTGGAGGAGTACGGTTGAAGGAAACCTCCGTCTTCCAGCTCAGCATCGCTGATGTGGACGTCGGCGTCTTCATCCGGGATGTGATCCACCGTGagcctgtctgcctctctctggtCAACGGCCCCGCTGGTGATCAACTGGAACCAGCACAGATAAAGTTAAGGACACCGTCGGCGTAGACGAGCGACGCAGCAATTAATGTAGAAAATGAAGTGCACTCACTTTGTGTTTCAGCGACTCCAACCTCTCTTTCCTCCGTCTCTCTCGGAGCCTCTCTCTGCGTCCGTGCCGCCGCTCCAGTGCGTGCTCTGCCACTGTGTATCTTTGGAGGGCGCTGTGCCTCTGCATCATGCCCAGGGTGGCACCTCCGCGACTGGGCACACTGGTGAAGCCCTGGCAGCGAGGGAAACTGAACACCGTCACTTGGTCAAAGCGCACGCTGCTCTGTGCTCCTGCGAGCCTGGGCCTCTTCAGGATGGACCGAACTGttagaaagagacaaaaacatgggaaaaagtGAGGCACTGTCGGGTCGGGTTTTACAGTGAGCATCTGGTGCTTTAACAAGTAGGACCATAACGATATACTGGGAAACATCGGCACGTTTGTCAGAGCAGTCCAGTTCTAGGCCCATATTCATCAAGAGTAGAAAATCAAATCATTCttcaatcattttttaaaattaattcttttttttctcccttgttTTTATCTCTATTACTaccttatttattcctttattgtttttctaattttcaatcaattttactttttcactataaaataaataaacattgtaGGAATGATATAAGTTAGAACAACATCAGATGTAAGCAAATGTAAATTTATGTTGTCACTGTCCCCTCATTTATCAATTTAAATCCCAATTTGTATATGACTGTCTGAagataatatgcaagataaagATATCGTTTGTTTTTCATGAACGACAGAATGGcgcgtcgctttaaatgttgcggccgcaaggaattgtgggatgttattatctcctttcctctgGGGAAGGATGGTCCAGTGAATCCTTTGCTAAttgagataagaaaggaagcattgaagcatctttccttagcatttagagaattcaaacagctctcatcATTGCTGCTACTTAGATatttccgggtcatttcactccgttaggaaccttcctcaGCAGAAAAGACTTTTTGACCTCAGCCCTGGACACTTAATAAATACAGGCCTTGAACTTTGACACAGGCTTTGTCTCCTGCAGGTCCGTAAGTG is part of the Sebastes umbrosus isolate fSebUmb1 chromosome 12, fSebUmb1.pri, whole genome shotgun sequence genome and encodes:
- the LOC119499308 gene encoding cysteine/serine-rich nuclear protein 1-like, with protein sequence MSFNHHGQTMRGILKRKFAEIDDNPCYSSSSSSSPSSLSSPASSEWESDGESGPSDSPDFTPHDPPSPTSLPIRSILKRPRLAGAQSSVRFDQVTVFSFPRCQGFTSVPSRGGATLGMMQRHSALQRYTVAEHALERRHGRRERLRERRRKERLESLKHKLITSGAVDQREADRLTVDHIPDEDADVHISDAELEDGGFLQPYSSKQRQALLQAAGVKRVDREEKRQLHALRVSREDCGCDCQGFCEPETCACSLAGIKCQVDRLNFPCGCTKDGCGNTQGRVEFNSTRVQTHYIHTVMKLELERRLQGETLSQEDQTGLPEDLQEYADRDEADPVQQSVQDKSCPFGFTMEEDGLPLTMPATPSFHFTPDRIVVEENSCSSDMTESSCSSSDSDAGGCLNGSQNLLPDVDGELSRALSICDSENDNYSRHIGEPLTQHSSNSATYSTPTDSTGPLPANAFTDNISRTSLTDYLDENANQARDFFDSDSLEGFPSTPSPTMDYFSGRYIDLSLSSDTDIEFFDSDYSSGPLHSSFKVHRQPDSLCHLQLFSSVSLPQYESSTYLLESLIGLAEPSPEPGRAVSDAQLL